The nucleotide sequence ACTGGCACCTGTGGCGACTTCGACGACATCACCTCGCTTTTCGTCTCCATTCTCGTTATCACAGGGTGCGACAGCTGGCCCATCATGAGCCCCTGAGGGGTCCTGGCCGCCGTCTTCGTTGCGGGCGCCACGGTCCTGGGCATCTGACGACGACATTGTGCTGAGACCAAGCTGAGGGATGACAGAGAGGGGAATAAAGCGTGGCAAGCGCGGCGCAGATGGATACAGAGTGAAGTGAAGCTGGCTTCGGATCCTCGGCAGACAGTTCCTACAGCTCAACACAAGGTTGCAAGGAATAGATCAAGACTGCTTACTGCACCTTCGTGCCGTGATGGATCCGCTTCCCCGCTTCCCCGCGAACTCGTTGCCCCGCGAGTTGAGGCGCAACTAGCGTCCGAAGGCGTTCCATGCCGTTCAAGATGGGTGGGAGGCTGACCTCGCTTGCCCAGCTTTTCATGGATTAGTGCGCAGCTAGTCATTACCCCAGATCAGGGAGGATTGGTCAAGCATGGGTGGGATTGGTTGCGGGCCTCGGGCACTCGGAATTCTGGACGGAATTTCCGGATACCCCTTGTCGAATGGAATAGAGTTTCGTGCTTCCAGAGTCCAGACCCATTCGCTTAGTCCTCTCAAACCAGGAGGGGACACATACCGGAGGCCGCTTCTGCTTTACTGGCTAGCTGCTCGAGGGTCTAAGGGGCTGCGCTATTTAGCAAGTATCATCCTGGGCTTCATTCGTTTGCCCAATTTTCAATAGCATGTCACATGTGTAGAAAGTCAGAGCTGTGTTCTAGATTCACCATTGACTAAGATCTCAAATGATTGACTGCGTCGTATGTTGACCCCTACTCGCGATTGAAGACAATGAcccatggcctccttctctgccGAGCCTGCCTAATTCACCGGCGAAATACCAAGATGCGGAAGCAGTCTCTCCTTAATAAAATCTTCGGCGCTGTGGAGTTTCACTCCTAGCTCAAGCACCTCAGGAGGCGGGATTTCGACTCCAGGGTACATGCCAACGTTGTTGTACAACTGCAGCATGATGTCGCGATCTGGAATGCCACACGTCGGCTTGACCTTGTAAATGACCTTCTTCCCAGAGACTGATTCAATTGCATCATTAGTACATGTAGATTTTAGCCTTAAGCACAGGAAACAAACCCTTCTCGAGGACGGTGTTGATCTGCCCCATAGTCTCGCGGGCCCCACTGGCGAGAAAATATTTGCCGTCGAGACTGGCCTTTTTCGTCTCCCACTGATCAAAGACAGCCTTACAGACAGCCGAGAGATCTTTTTCGACATAAAGTGATGTGACTAGAGCTCTGATTAATAATCTGACTTCTATTGTGAGGAGAAATCCACCAACGTTCGGCATCGGGCCCAATGATGGGTCGGGTCATGGTGATAACATCGGTGTCCTTGTCATAAGAGGCATATTTACGCAAGATCATGTTTTCATAAAAGTTTCCAGTCCGGATAAAACAGCCCTTGAGGCCAGCTGCCCGGATAACAGCGTCGACGGATTGTTTGCCTGGAATTGGTTGGTTCACACTCGCTCTTCCAGGGAGTTAATGTCTTACCTTCGTACAATCGAGTCACAAATTTGCCCCCGGAGATCTCGCGGGAACTTGGCAGTGTGCTCCATAAGAAGCACTCAACGCCTGCTGCCATTGCCGCTTCAACAATATGCTGGCCCTGTTTTTCCTCGCTCATGGGGTCATCAAGGACGGCCTAAAAGGTTCACACGTGAGCTAAGCGATCCAGGATGTTGATCCGAAGTGACCGACCGTATCATAGAAGTCAGTGACAGCAAAGACACCCCAGACACCTTGGAAGGCCTCTGGCAAGGTCGAAGGAATAGTCAAGTCCGCCTTGATCAGCTCGGCTCCCTGTGCAGCCAAGGCTCTCGCTTTGTCTGAATCTGGGTTTCGGGTAAGGCATCGGACTTGGTACTGTTGTGGATACTGAAGCAGTAGCTTTGCAACAGATCCGCCTGAAGGGATCAGCCAAGCGAGTTAAGCTGGGTTATCAGGGGTGAACTTACCCTGAGTGCCAGTTGcaccgaggacgagaacGGTTTGCGCCATACTGAAAGGTTTTAGTATCGTTGGGGAAGTTTCAACAAGCTTGTGTTCAAGAGCGTGCTAGCAAAGAGGTTTCAAGGCAACTTTGAGACACTTGGAACTACAACAACGAAGAAATAGAATCTCTTAACACTCAGCATGAGACTAGTCTATGTAGCTATCCTCGCCATAGCGCGTGGTACAAGAGGAGGCCATGAGAGAGGACGAGATGGGGCACCACACTCCAGAATGTGGGGGACCCAAGAGATGGGGCACCCGCAACATGGGGCCGCATCAATGGTGGGGCCTCTAGGCCTAGGGAGAGTTGAGTTATCAGTGCTTTTATCATGAATCGAAATATTAGGAGACCTTAGACGTCTAACTttcttcctcatcgctgTCAATCAGTCCTCGCGAGTTCAAATCCACCCTCAACATCTCTGCAAGCCTTAAAGAATGGCGGGCAAGTTTCTTGCTGAGATCAAGAGCCGTCGAACCTGCTATTCACTCGAGGCCAAGTCCCCAATAAGTGATGCTCGAATTGTCGAGATCGCCTCCGAGGTGGCCAAGCATACGCCGAGCTCTTTCAACTGCCAGGCTACTCGATTGGTCATTCTCTTGAGAGATGAGCACGCCAAGTTCTGGGAGATTGCAAAAGAGTGCTTCAAGGCTACCATGCCTGAGGCAACCTATCAAGAGTATGAGAAGAAATTGCTGCAGCGCCAAGCAGGATACGGCACGGTGAATGCACCTCCAATGACCCGCAAACTTCTTCCGCCAGGCCGTTTCTAATGTTCGATAGATACTTTTCTTTGAAGATCTAGACGTGATTCGTGAATATCAGGTGAAGAATCCGCGATTTACGTGGCATCTCCTGCAGTTTTCTGAGCACAATAACGCAATGCAAGCCATTAACATGTGGACGGCACTCAGTCTTGAGGGCCTGGGATGCAACTTGCAACATATTAACCCCATTATCGATCAGAGAATCGTTGGGCAGTGGGGCGTTTTGCCTCAGTGGTCATTGAAAGCACAGTTGGTTTTCGGAACGCCTACTGGTGCACCGGCCCACGACAAGACGTTCATCCCGGTTGAAGAGCGTCTTTTCGTGCACGGTTTGGGCTCCTAGGCACTCAGACTTTGATCCTGGCAAACTCAAGGGGCAATTTGGACGGAAGGAATAGACTTAGTCGCTGTCATGGGGGATGAACAGAGTTGGAACATTTCTTGTTTGGTAAAGGTCGGATTCAACTAAGTTGTCCATTCTCAGATATCCAGTGTCAGACCTGTTTAAGCCTTTGCCTAGTATTCTCTATCATCCTCGCCCACGAATCCACACATGGCCCTCAGGAGCCGGGAATAGCTGCATCCGTCCCATTTGCCGAAGCCATCCATCAAGTGGGCGAACTTTCTCGCCATTCTTCTTGCGGCTATATGTCCAAATTTCTGAAACTCTCCACCGAAGGATATTGGGCCTCCCTGCTGCAAGAAGCTTTGTGGTGTATTCGACATGGCTGGCGCTCGTTCATGCTCTAACGGTGAACTAGGGGGAAGAAGCCCCGTGACAGCTcccaggccatcatctcttATTAAGGCCCAGTCGATGTCTTGCAGCAGCTCGAATGTGGGAGCACCCAGCGGGACATTCTTATGGCTAGATACGAGAACGTACTGGCTGATTACCAGCGCCGAAACAAACAGAACAAGGTCAGGCCGAGTGAGATGTGATTCGCGGATCCGTGACGAATCCAAAATGTCAAATACTTGCGCTGCATGGAGTACTGCCCTTCGAGCGCTTGTTGATCGGGACCATTCCACAACACCTACCAGGGCTGCCGAGGCAGCCTCCAAGCCATCACGACCGGAAGCAGTTTCGAGCAGCTCTATATCCGCCGTAAGCGTTATGCACAAATAGTTCCAGCCTAGCGCATTCATTCGATTTCTGCCACTCAGAATGCTTCCATGAGTAGCCGGTAGCAGAAGGACATCAGACAGTATGCTTTTGGCCTTGTTATCCATAGCAAACGCCTCGATGGGACTTGCTTGACGCAGCCCCGGACGCCAAGTCTTTTCCAAGAGCCTAGAGCGAGTAGCCATAACCTTGAGGTAGAGTGCGCGAAGTAAGATCTGGGCCGAGTTGTTATTGAGGGTCGATGGTGAAGTTGCATGGATATTGCACATGTTGATTCGCGGCATTGTCAGCTGTCCGCCCTGTTGGATAGCTTGCAGAAAGCTTGCAGATGTTGTTGAACCATCGAATAGTTCATCATCGCatggaagatgaagctcCATACTGTCTATGTCGATCACTCCAGCTGTTTTTATGAGGCGGGCGTATGCCATATCCAGCCAGGTGAAACAGAATATCAGACTGCATCCCATTAGTTGACTGGCTTCACAAAGGAAGGGAACGTACCGCTTGATAGACTCGACCCGTGCCCAGGCTTTCCAAAGGCCACCCGAATCTGAAGGGACCTGACGAATCTCAGCGGCTGGATCGTCACCTTCGTTCGCTGCAAAGAGGCCCTGTCTGTCCGCGATCTAGTCACAGAAAGCTCATTCAGTGATCTGTAGAGTACAGTGCGACACTTTGTCATGGCTTACGCGAAGCATCTCTGCACAAATCATCTGTGCCTGACACTCATCGATATCATCCTGGCTTTGTCAGCGGGAGTTCAATATGGGGCAGGAAGCAAATCCATGCGCAGGAATCCCATACACGAAATCCTAGAGCGAGATACGCCACGACCAACATGGATGCAAGAGTTGCGAGTAGCTCGGATGGCGCACATTGGCCGACAGCCCGGTATGCCAGGTTGCCAAGACAGGCACCCATCAATTTCTAAAGAGTCAATCAACGCTTGGATTTTCGACATTGATAGGAGGCAAAGAGAAAGTACCTGAAGGTATCGACTGATAAAGGCTCTCGTACGCGTCCGGTCTAAATAAGAGAGGCCAACCAGGCACATTGCAAGCAAGAGCGAACTTGGAGTATTTCCTGCATCAAATGTGCTCTTGTGCATGAAAGGCAAGATTGGATGAAAGAACTGGAAGAAAAAGTCCACACTGGAGTTGAGAATCTCTACAACAGGAAACGTAGAGTCTAGTGTAGGAGATGCCGGATTGGAGGAGGCCTCGAGTTCTTTGCAGTACATCATCAGACGACTCCTGCATTGTTCGTCCATATAACGCGATAGACGGCGGTTATTAGGCGTAGACGCTGTGTAGTTGCGGCTGGGATCCTGCGGTGTTGTAAAAATATTGTCTGCCTTGTGATGAACGACTTCTTTCCACAGACGCCCAATAAGACGAGGTGCCATCTTGGGCGCTTGCCTGGACCATACGCGTTGGATCT is from Fusarium keratoplasticum isolate Fu6.1 chromosome 11, whole genome shotgun sequence and encodes:
- a CDS encoding Nitroreductase domain-containing protein; the protein is MAGKFLAEIKSRRTCYSLEAKSPISDARIVEIASEVAKHTPSSFNCQATRLVILLRDEHAKFWEIAKECFKATMPEATYQEYEKKLLQRQAGYGTILFFEDLDVIREYQVKNPRFTWHLLQFSEHNNAMQAINMWTALSLEGLGCNLQHINPIIDQRIVGQWGVLPQWSLKAQLVFGTPTGAPAHDKTFIPVEERLFVHGLGS
- a CDS encoding NmrA domain-containing protein, with amino-acid sequence MAQTVLVLGATGTQGGSVAKLLLQYPQQYQVRCLTRNPDSDKARALAAQGAELIKADLTIPSTLPEAFQGVWGVFAVTDFYDTAVLDDPMSEEKQGQHIVEAAMAAGVECFLWSTLPSSREISGGKFVTRLYEGKQSVDAVIRAAGLKGCFIRTGNFYENMILRKYASYDKDTDVITMTRPIIGPDAELTSLYVEKDLSAVCKAVFDQWETKKASLDGKYFLASGARETMGQINTVLEKVSGKKVIYKVKPTCGIPDRDIMLQLYNNVGMYPGVEIPPPEVLELGVKLHSAEDFIKERLLPHLGISPVN